The Kocuria flava nucleotide sequence CGAGGTCACCCTGACCGCCGACCACATGGACGGCATGGACGGGGCGACGGCGACGATCGTGGGCGCCTACGACACCTACACCTACTCCGTGGACTACACCCCCACCACCGGCGGCGACCCCATCACCGACCACAAGTGGGTCGTCCAGGAAGAACTCGAAGGCGCCGGCGACGAACGCCTGCCCGACGGCACCGAGGTCACCCTCGCGGCCGCACACATGGACGGCATGGACGGAGCTGCGGCCACCATCGCCTCCTCCACCGAGGAGACCGTCTACGTCGTCGACTACGAAGCCGACGGCATGACCATGACCAACCACAAGTGGGTCGTCGAAAGCGAAATCGAACCCACCAGCTAACCCGCCACAGGACGGACGCGGACCAGGAGCAGTGAGACCGGCATGAACGACAAGCACAGCGAACATCATCACGATCACGGTGGCGGCAACGCGACGCGAGAGCACCACTCCGCGCCCGAGCATGGTCGCGCGCATCACGACCACCAGCACAAGAGCCACTCTGCTCACGGCCACGATGCTGGGCACCACGGTCACGCCGACCATCAGGATCACAGTGGACACGACGTGCACGCGGGTGATTCCGCTCACGAAGGGCACGGGGGTCATGGCGGGCATGGCGATCATGTCGGGCAGTTCCGGCGGCTGTTCTGGATCATGCTCGTCCTCGCCGTCCCTGTGGTCGGCTTCAACGAGATGTTCGCCCACCTGATCGGCTACCATCTGCCCGACGCCGAGTGGGTGTGGTGGGTCTCCCCGATCCTCGGCACGGTCATCTACTTCTGGGGCGGATGGCCGTTCCTGACCGGCGCGATCAGCGAGGTCCGCTCCCGTAAACCCGGCATGATGCTGCTGATCGGGCTGGCGATCACGGTGGCGTTCCTCGCCTCCTGGGGCGCGAGCCTGCACCTGCTGGACCATGAGCTGAACTTCTGGTGGGAGCTGGCGCTGCTGGTGGTCATCATGCTGCTCGGTCACTGGATCGAGATGCGCTCCCTGGCCCAGACCACTTCGGCCCTGGACTCCCTCGCCGCGCTCCTGCCCGACGAAGCCGAGAAGCTCGACGGCGACCAGGTCGTGAAGATCGCACCCGCCGACCTGACCGTCGGCGACGTGGTCATCGTCCGACCCGGCTCCGCGGTCCCCGCCGACGGCCGGATCGTCGACGGGTCGGCGTCGATGGACGAGTCGATGGTCACCGGCGAGTCCAAGACCGTCCGCCGCGAGGTGGGCGATGTCGTGGTCGCCGGGACTGTCGCGACCGACTCCGGGCTGCGGGTGGAGGTGACCGCGACCGGTGAGGACACCGCGCTGGCCGGGATTCAGAAGCTCGTCGCCGATGCTCAGGCGTCGTCGTCTCGCGCGCAGCGGATCGCCGATGTCGCCGCGGCCTGGTTGTTCTGGTTCGCCCTCGGCGCCGCCGCCGTCACCGCGATCGTATGGACACTCGTCGGGATGCCCGATGCCGCGGTGGTGCGCACCATCACGGTGCTGGTGATCGCCTGCCCGCACGCGCTCGGCCTGGCGATCCCGCTGGTGGTCTCCATCGCCACCGAACGCGCCGCCCGCGGCGGCGTGCTGATCAAAGACCGCCTCGCCTTGGAGTCCATGCGCACGGTCGACACGGTGCTGTTCGACAAGACCGGCACGCTCACCAAGGGCGAACCCACCGTCAC carries:
- a CDS encoding heavy metal translocating P-type ATPase — its product is MNDKHSEHHHDHGGGNATREHHSAPEHGRAHHDHQHKSHSAHGHDAGHHGHADHQDHSGHDVHAGDSAHEGHGGHGGHGDHVGQFRRLFWIMLVLAVPVVGFNEMFAHLIGYHLPDAEWVWWVSPILGTVIYFWGGWPFLTGAISEVRSRKPGMMLLIGLAITVAFLASWGASLHLLDHELNFWWELALLVVIMLLGHWIEMRSLAQTTSALDSLAALLPDEAEKLDGDQVVKIAPADLTVGDVVIVRPGSAVPADGRIVDGSASMDESMVTGESKTVRREVGDVVVAGTVATDSGLRVEVTATGEDTALAGIQKLVADAQASSSRAQRIADVAAAWLFWFALGAAAVTAIVWTLVGMPDAAVVRTITVLVIACPHALGLAIPLVVSIATERAARGGVLIKDRLALESMRTVDTVLFDKTGTLTKGEPTVTGIHPVGDRTDDEVLALAAAAEADSEHPLARAITGAAKDRNLDVPQARDFSSSPAVGVKAIIGETTVEVGGPYLLEQHGLTELPIAETWRDEGAIILHVLADGQVIGALRLADEIRPESKDAVDALHAAGAQVVMITGDAQAVAATVAGELGIDRVFAGVRPEDKAAKVKELQDEGRKVAMVGDGVNDAPALAQADVGIAIGAGTDVAIGSAGVILASSDPRSVLSVIDLSRASYRKMKQNLWWAAGYNLISVPLAAGVLAPIGFVLPMSIGAILMSASTVVVALNAQLLRRLDLTPAASTAKFLDRSPTP
- a CDS encoding YdhK family protein; translation: MNGRTTRRRNRRLGAAVGAGLLSAAILLTGCAADNTDEDPPGNSPEEHGEHGGMEHPADGGPVPEGMTEATDPTYPVGTEVTLTADHMDGMDGATATIVGAYDTYTYSVDYTPTTGGDPITDHKWVVQEELEGAGDERLPDGTEVTLAAAHMDGMDGAAATIASSTEETVYVVDYEADGMTMTNHKWVVESEIEPTS